In Osmerus eperlanus chromosome 17, fOsmEpe2.1, whole genome shotgun sequence, a single genomic region encodes these proteins:
- the LOC134037820 gene encoding uncharacterized protein LOC134037820: MSTKTKSKWKNSRKLCSAFNCNNYQFNSQHLAFHRFPANPDRCARWVQNLRNVSLKVISSQRLHQSYRVCSAHFEPNQFKRPSNVHAGLKWDAVPLKDASNPPPQLDLKLRKKPPKKRLELSKKSHVVQPSNAASSSTDSVSETAITTPDATVAGPSMTLTPLLPQTPLLPQTPLLPQTPLLPQTPLLLQTSLLPQTPLLPQTPLLPQTPLLPQTPLLPPTSLQTNPEAAAKERALKMKIRSLESQVCKLKKKVREHVQIKKPRTTVQSVMKQLEELLPAKAYAFVSTQIRVSQRKALGFRWTSQEKAFFLALLQASPKCYKLLFNVFSMPSVRTLQKLNSDERRYASQDSPRITINSKVLDDHSYVTTDCREAEMDSMWESADPVVTVNIGATSDQVEEYE; this comes from the exons ATGAGCACAAAAACGAAGTCGAAGTGGAAAAACAGCCGAAAATTATGTTCAGCATTTAACTGTAACAACTATCAGTTCAACAGTCAACATCTTGCTTTTCACCGTTTCCCTGCAAACCCTGACAG GTGTGCAAGATGGGTGCAGAATCTCAGGAATGTATCTTTGAAAGTGATAAGCTCTCAGCGGCTCCATCAGAGCTACAGGGTGTGCAGTGCACATTTTGAACCTAACCAGTTCAAGAGGCCATctaatgt TCATGCTGGATTGAAATGGGATGCAGTGCCCTTAAAGGATGCCTCTAACCCACCACCCCAACTGGACTTGAAGTTAAGGAAAAAGCCACCAAAGAAACGTCTGGAATTAA GCAAAAAGAGTCATGTTGTTCAACCATCAAATGCAGCCTCCTCCTCTACAGACAGTGTTTCAGAGACAGCAATCACAACACCTGATGCTACTGTAGCAGGACCTTCGATGACACTGACACCACTGTTGCCACAGACACCACTGTTACCACAGACACCACTGTTACCACAGACACCACTGTTGCCACAGACACCACTGTTACTACAGACATCACTGTTGCCACAGACACCACTGTTGCCACAGACACCACTGTTGCCACAGACACCACTGTTGCCACAGACACCACTGTTGCCACCGACATCATTGCAAACAAACCCTGAAGCTGCTGCCAAGGAACGTGCCCTGAAGATGAAGATCAGGAGTCTGGAGTCCCAGGTGTGCAAGCTGAAGAAAAAAGTGAGGGAACACGTCCAGATAAAGAAGCCCAGAACGACTGTTCAGTCAGTGATGAAGCAGTTGGAGGAACTCTTACCAGCCAAAGCCTATGCTTTTGTGAGTACACAGATACGCGTGTCTCAACGCAAGGCTCTTGGTTTCCGGTGGACTAGTCAGGAAAAAGCTTTCTTCTTGGCTCTGCTCCAGGCCAGTCCAAAGTGTTACAAGCTACTGTTCAATGTGTTTTCTATGCCATCTGTCCGCACACTGCAGAAGCTTAACTCAGATGAACGTCGCTATGCCTCCCAGGATAGTCCCAGGATCACCATCAATTCTAAGGTTTTGGACGACCACAGTTATGTGACTACTGATTGTAGAGAAGCTGAGATGGATTCCATGTGGGAATCTGCAGATCCAGTAGTCACTGTTAATATAGGAGCCACATCGGACCAGGTGGAGGAATATGAATGA
- the prdm4 gene encoding PR domain zinc finger protein 4 isoform X2, producing MDGTLAVPSNNPPGMDHYSGPGGPLEQGLVSLDSRQVGGQGDLHSGGNHEVQLDSSGLAMESQVSSPMSPDRMREELASMEGVGVVAENQQQLGGRSQNHEGLGGVDSSGSVMPLHGPAGLELSVVMEPEHLGGRVGNAGGGGGGGLGEALHTSGELNSGVVSVVLSGSMAPQSQLEPVSLHGHTGMGLDQVNVSPITAEVSLGPENSLVLVNSTLQLEDSTSNKENMVTAFTIWCTLCERSYPSDCPEHGPVTFIPDTPIQSRARLSLPRPLCLRISVAGEPLGVFARDIIPPRTCFGPMVGQHCSNVDLSDWPDKDTPQIWKMFHNNVLEFCIVTTDENECNWMMFVRKARTSEEQNLVAYPDNGKLFFCTSTEILPDQELLFYYTRDYCRQMVVSQVPEGQVCQCGKECSSFAELKSHLNSHNSHSHPHAHSPSQDHSQQQQQQQHHAHQEEKLANGTSSSSSSPWPCHSHNNSLSGTNTNTAGHGHARERRFKCSVCSRAFTTTTKLNVHFMGHVGMKPHKCEYCSKAFSDPSNLRMHLRIHTGQKNYRCTVCEKSFTQKSHVASHMVIHTGAKKMNCELCDRTFIRKHDLKQHMFTHTQERQIQCPKCDKHFLNTNHLKKHMNSHEGRRDYICEKCHKAFLTKYHLTRHLKICKGPKTDRGPRQDEEGEEEEEEEEEEEEEEEEEENDSGGGGVERLIDPTSSEDCALEVTGYASEKSLSPHH from the exons ATGGATGGGACTCTGGCCGTGCCCAGTAACAACCCCCCAGGCATGGACCACTACAGTGGGCCGGGGGGTCCCCTAGAGCAGGGTCTGGTGTCCCTGGACTCCAGACaggtggggggtcagggggacCTTCACTCGGGCGGCAACCACGAGGTGCAGCTGGACTCAAGTGGACTAGCCATGGAGTCACAAGTCAGCAGCCCCATGTCCCCTGACCGCATGAGGGAGGAGCTGGCCTCTatggagggggtaggggtggtGGCTGAGaaccagcagcagcttggggGGAGGTCTCAGAACCACGAAGGCCTGGGTGGGGTGGACTCTTCTGGGAGTGTGATGCCTCTGCATGGACCCGCTGGGCTGGAGCTGTCGGTGGTGATGGAACCTGAACACCTGGGGGGTCGGGTAGGGaacgcagggggaggaggaggagggggcctgggggaggcccTCCATACGTCGGGTGAGCTGAACTCCGGGGTGGTCAGTGTGGTCCTGTCAGGCTCCATGGCTCCCCAATCCCAGCTGGAGCCCGTATCCCTGCATGGGCACACTGGGATGGGCCTGGACCAGGTAAACGTGTCCCCCATCACAGCCGAGGTGTCCCTGGGGCCAGAGAACAGCTTGGTGCTGgtcaactccaccctgcagctgGAGGACTCAACGTCCAACAAGGAGAACATGGTCACCGCCTTCACCATCT GGTGTACTCTGTGTGAACGCTCCTATCCCTCCGACTGCCCAGAACACGGTCCGGTCACCTTCATCCCTGACACGCCCATCCAGAGCCGAGcccgtctctccctgccccGGCCCCTCTGCCTCCGCATCTCCGTAGCTGGCGAGCCTTTGG gTGTGTTTGCGCGAGACATCATTCCCCCCAGGACCTGCTTCGGGCCAATGGTTGGGCAGCACTGTAGCAATGTCGACCTTTCTGATTGGCCGGACAAGGACACACCACAGATATGGAAG ATGTTCCACAACAACGTTTTGGAGTTCTGCATTGTGACCACAGATGAGAACGAATGCAACTGGATGATGTTTGTCCGAAAGGCAAG GACCAGTGAGGAGCAGAACCTGGTGGCCTACCCTGACAACGGCAAGCTGTTCTTCTGCACCTCCACCGAGATCCTGCCTGACCAGGAACTGCTCTTCTACTACACCAGAGACTACTGCAGGCAGATGG TTGTCTCCCAGGTGCCTGAGGGTCAAGTCTGTCAGTGTGGGAAAGAATGCTCCTCCTTCGCTGAACTCAAGTCTCACCTAAACAGCCATAACAGCCACAGCCACCCCCATGCCCACAGCCCCTCTCAGGACCACtcgcagcaacagcagcagcagcagcaccacgcCCACCAGGAAGAGAAACTGGCCAATGggacctccagctcctcctcttccccctggccctgccactCTCATAACAACAGCCTCTCCGGCACCAACACGAACACTGCCGGTCACGGCCacgcgagggagaggaggtttaaGTGCAGTGTGTGCTCCAGGgccttcaccaccaccaccaagctCAACGTCCACTTCATGGGTCACGTGGGGATGAAGCCACACAAGTGTGAATACTGCAGCAAGGCCTTCAGTGACCCCAGTAACCTGCGCATGCACCTCAGGATCCACACAG GTCAGAAGAACTACAGGTGTACGGTGTGTGAGAAGTCCTTCACCCAGAAGTCCCACGTGGCGTCTCACATGGTGATCCACACAGGGGCCAAGAAGATGAACTGCGAACTCTGTGACAGGACGTTCATCAGGAAGCACGACCTCAAGcagcacatgttcacacacactca GGAGCGCCAGATCCAGTGTCCGAAGTGTGACAAACACTTCCTGAACACCAACCACCTGAAGAAGCACATGAACTCTCACGAGGGCAGGCGGGACTACATCTGTGAGAAGTGTCACAAGGCCTTCCTCACCAAGTACCACCTCACACGCCACCTCAAGATCTGTAAGGGCCCCAAAACGGACAGGGGTCCCCggcaggatgaggagggggaggaagaagaggaggaggaggaggaagaggaggaggaggaggaagaggaggagaacgatagtggaggtggaggagtggaaagACTTATCGATCCAACAAGCAGCGAGGACTGTGCTTTAGAAGTAACTGGTTATGCTTCTGAAAAATCCTTATCACCTCATCATTGA
- the LOC134037754 gene encoding achaete-scute homolog 5-like has product MMRDDNEELQRREKMSHHAEQFFERIPYVRPLALGLSMEHHAAQYKDALGLAPFHLDATYLGPVYGPRFAGRLSYFPFHGHLDMYDYSFEPTFIRKRNERERQRVRCVNEGYTRLREHLPQEFEDKRLSKVETLRAAIDYIKHLQGLLDFNGSTGGIEMSLGERRISAQSAECNNSDGESRASLSDCGEVHY; this is encoded by the exons ATGATGAGAGATGATAATGAAGAACTTCAGAGGAG AGAAAAGATGTCTCACCACGCCGAGCAGTTTTTCGAGCGAATCCCATACGTCCGACCCTTGGCGCTTGGCCTCTCCATGGAGCATCACGCAGCGCAATACAAGGACGCACTGGGACTGGCGCCATTTCACCTAGATGCAACTTACCTGGGCCCAGTTTATGGTCCTAGATTCGCAGGGCGGCTTTCCTATTTTCCCTTTCACGGGCATCTCGACATGTATGACTATTCTTTCGAGCCCACGTTCATCCGCAAACGAAATGAGAGGGAGCGGCAACGGGTGCGCTGCGTGAACGAGGGTTATACGCGTCTTCGTGAGCATCTACCCCAAGAGTTCGAGGACAAACGACTCAGCAAGGTAGAGACGCTGCGTGCAGCAATAGACTACATAAAACACTTGCAGGGTCTCTTGGACTTCAACGGATCCACTGGTGGAATTGAAATGTCACTTGGAGAAAGGCGCATCAGTGCGCAGAGTGCAGAGTGTAATAACAGCGATGGGGAGTCCAGAGCCAGCTTGAGCGACTGTGGAGAGGTTCACTACTAG
- the tmem209 gene encoding transmembrane protein 209, whose translation MTPTKDGMSTLIDRTMRMRREEQARQVVLAWAVLNVSLAGMIYTEMSGKLLSRYYNITYWPIWYIELALASLFSLNALFDFWKYFKYTMAPSTIAVTPDQHRLLGLGKSGIQASPPQKPEKKEAPAPPQSSPLQGQSVLSFSPSRPASTSPKFSPSCVPGYSPPLTNPSTPGSAGGPFSPSLAFGKVVNYSPSPGSSPFPSSIGPVEGTSLRARYRTSPSVFTSPGGKEDYMEDLKLLERFLRSEEEKSHRSQLGSPESASPSHSPTFWNYSRSVGDYAQSLRKFQYQPACRSLAPSAHKDETDLGSKQAAEEVWARITTNRLVVDSIDSWTAKLRNWINDTILVPLVKEMESVNSQLRRMGCPELQIGEASISSLKQAAVVKASSIPTMNSIVQYLDITPNQEYLVERVKELAHSGCMSSFRWNGGENLKSRKWDTDLPTDCAILMHLLCTYLDSRLPPHPKYPDGKTFTSQHFTHAPDKPDVTNENLFCVHQSSINPPHYQLIYQGHVYSLPKGRNNLFHTVLMFLFVIKTKEAGMLGRVNLGLSGVNILWIFGD comes from the exons ATGACACCAACAAAGGACGGCATGTCAACTCTTATCGACCGGacgatgaggatgaggagggaggagcaggcacGACAAGTGGTGCTAGCATGGGCTGTACTCAACGTATCGCTCGCTGGCATGATCTACACGGAAAT GTCTGGGAAACTACTAAGCCGCTACTACAACATAACATACTGGCCAATTTGGTACATTG AACTGGCCCTGGCCTCTCTCTTCAGTCTCAATGCTCTGTTTGACTTCTGGAAGTACTTTAAATATACCATGGCCCCCTCCACCATCGCTGTCACCCCCGACCAGCATCGCCTATTGGGCCTGGGGAAATCTG GTATTCAGGCCTCCCCCCCTCAGAAACCAGAGAAGAAGGAGGCTCCGGCCCCCCCTCAGTCATCCCCCCTCCAGGGCCAGAGTGTGCTTAGTTTCAGCCCCTCACGTCCCGCCAGCACCAGCCCAAAGTTCTCTCCCAGTTGTGTGCCGGGTTATAGCCCTCCACTgaccaacccctccaccccaggcAGTGCTGGAggacccttctccccctccctggcctttGGAAAG GTGGTGAACTACAGCCCCTCCCCTGGCTCATCTCCCTTCCCCAGCAGCATTGGGCCAGTAGAGGGCACCAGCCTGAGGGCTCGCTACCGCACCTCCCCCTCCGTCTTCACCTCCCCAGGAGGCAAGGAGGACTACATGGAGGACCTGAAGCTCCTGGAGAGGTTCCTCCGCTCCGAGGAGGAGAAGAGCCACCGCAGCCAGCTAG GGAGCCCTGAGTCTGCGTCTCCATCCCACAGCCCAACGTTCTGGAACTATAGCCGTTCGGTGGGAGACTACGCCCAGAGCCTGAGGAAGTTCCAGTACCAGCCTGCCTGCCGTTCCCTGGCCCCCTCAGCCCACAAAGATGAAACCGACCTGGGGTCCAAGCAGGCCGCCGAGGAG GTGTGGGCCAGAATAACCACCAATCGTCTGGTAGTGGACAGCATAGACAGCTGGACCGCCAAGCTCAGAAAC TGGATAAATGACACCATCCTGGTTCCTCTGGTGAAGGAGATGGAGTCAGTCAACAGCCAGCTCAGGAGGATGGGCTGTCCAGAACTACAAATAGGGG AGGCCAGTATAAGCAGCCTGAAACAAGCTGCAGTGGTGAAAGCCAGCTCCATCCCCACCATGAATTCCATTGTGCAGTACCTGGACATCACACCCAACCAAGAGTACCTTGTAGAACGAGTTAAAG AGCTGGCCCATAGTGGCTGCATGAGTTCTTTCCGATGGAACGGAGGTGAAAACCTGAAGAGCAGGAAGTGGGACACAGACCTCCCTACAGACTGTGCT ATCCTGATGCATTTGCTGTGCACATACCTGGACTCGAGGCTTCCTCCCCATCCAAAGTACCCTGACGGAAAGACCTTCACCTCCCAGCACTTCACACACGCTCCAGACAAACCTG ATGTGACGAATGAGAACCTTTTCTGCGTCCATCAGAGCAGCATCAACCCTCCACACTATCAGCTTATCTACCAGGGTCATGTGTACAGCCTGCCCAAG GGCAGGAACAATCTATTCCACACGGTTCTTATGTTCCTCTTTGTCATCAAAACCAAGGAGGCTGGAATGCTGGG GAGAGTAAACCTTGGTCTGTCAGGGGTTAACATCCTGTGGATATTTGGAGATTGA
- the prdm4 gene encoding PR domain zinc finger protein 4 isoform X1: MNDMNLSPVGMDQLSVPSVSASHMGLPTSPTHNHNHNPIPTPGMPVAIPSLGPSLGSLPSALSLMLPHAGVMCGLPERNYSLPPPPYPHLESSYFRHILPGILSYLADRPPPQYIHPSSLNMDGTLAVPSNNPPGMDHYSGPGGPLEQGLVSLDSRQVGGQGDLHSGGNHEVQLDSSGLAMESQVSSPMSPDRMREELASMEGVGVVAENQQQLGGRSQNHEGLGGVDSSGSVMPLHGPAGLELSVVMEPEHLGGRVGNAGGGGGGGLGEALHTSGELNSGVVSVVLSGSMAPQSQLEPVSLHGHTGMGLDQVNVSPITAEVSLGPENSLVLVNSTLQLEDSTSNKENMVTAFTIWCTLCERSYPSDCPEHGPVTFIPDTPIQSRARLSLPRPLCLRISVAGEPLGVFARDIIPPRTCFGPMVGQHCSNVDLSDWPDKDTPQIWKMFHNNVLEFCIVTTDENECNWMMFVRKARTSEEQNLVAYPDNGKLFFCTSTEILPDQELLFYYTRDYCRQMVVSQVPEGQVCQCGKECSSFAELKSHLNSHNSHSHPHAHSPSQDHSQQQQQQQHHAHQEEKLANGTSSSSSSPWPCHSHNNSLSGTNTNTAGHGHARERRFKCSVCSRAFTTTTKLNVHFMGHVGMKPHKCEYCSKAFSDPSNLRMHLRIHTGQKNYRCTVCEKSFTQKSHVASHMVIHTGAKKMNCELCDRTFIRKHDLKQHMFTHTQERQIQCPKCDKHFLNTNHLKKHMNSHEGRRDYICEKCHKAFLTKYHLTRHLKICKGPKTDRGPRQDEEGEEEEEEEEEEEEEEEEEENDSGGGGVERLIDPTSSEDCALEVTGYASEKSLSPHH; this comes from the exons ATGAATGACATGAACCTCAGTCCAGTGGGCATGGACCAGCTTAGTGTGCCCTCTGTGAGTGCCAGCCACATGGGTCTGCCCACATCCCCGACCCACAATCACAACCACAACCCAATACCCACACCAG GCATGCCGGTGGCCATACCCAGCCTTGGTCCTTCTCTAGGGTCCTTGCCATCAGCCTTGTCCCTCATGCTTCCGCATGCAGGGGTGATGTGTGGCCTCCCTGAGAGGAActactctctgcctcctccaccctACCCGCACCTGGAGAGCAGCTACTTCAGACACATACTACCTG GTATCCTGTCCTACCTGGCTGACCGTCCACCTCCCCAGTACATCCACCCTAGCAGCCTCAACATGGATGGGACTCTGGCCGTGCCCAGTAACAACCCCCCAGGCATGGACCACTACAGTGGGCCGGGGGGTCCCCTAGAGCAGGGTCTGGTGTCCCTGGACTCCAGACaggtggggggtcagggggacCTTCACTCGGGCGGCAACCACGAGGTGCAGCTGGACTCAAGTGGACTAGCCATGGAGTCACAAGTCAGCAGCCCCATGTCCCCTGACCGCATGAGGGAGGAGCTGGCCTCTatggagggggtaggggtggtGGCTGAGaaccagcagcagcttggggGGAGGTCTCAGAACCACGAAGGCCTGGGTGGGGTGGACTCTTCTGGGAGTGTGATGCCTCTGCATGGACCCGCTGGGCTGGAGCTGTCGGTGGTGATGGAACCTGAACACCTGGGGGGTCGGGTAGGGaacgcagggggaggaggaggagggggcctgggggaggcccTCCATACGTCGGGTGAGCTGAACTCCGGGGTGGTCAGTGTGGTCCTGTCAGGCTCCATGGCTCCCCAATCCCAGCTGGAGCCCGTATCCCTGCATGGGCACACTGGGATGGGCCTGGACCAGGTAAACGTGTCCCCCATCACAGCCGAGGTGTCCCTGGGGCCAGAGAACAGCTTGGTGCTGgtcaactccaccctgcagctgGAGGACTCAACGTCCAACAAGGAGAACATGGTCACCGCCTTCACCATCT GGTGTACTCTGTGTGAACGCTCCTATCCCTCCGACTGCCCAGAACACGGTCCGGTCACCTTCATCCCTGACACGCCCATCCAGAGCCGAGcccgtctctccctgccccGGCCCCTCTGCCTCCGCATCTCCGTAGCTGGCGAGCCTTTGG gTGTGTTTGCGCGAGACATCATTCCCCCCAGGACCTGCTTCGGGCCAATGGTTGGGCAGCACTGTAGCAATGTCGACCTTTCTGATTGGCCGGACAAGGACACACCACAGATATGGAAG ATGTTCCACAACAACGTTTTGGAGTTCTGCATTGTGACCACAGATGAGAACGAATGCAACTGGATGATGTTTGTCCGAAAGGCAAG GACCAGTGAGGAGCAGAACCTGGTGGCCTACCCTGACAACGGCAAGCTGTTCTTCTGCACCTCCACCGAGATCCTGCCTGACCAGGAACTGCTCTTCTACTACACCAGAGACTACTGCAGGCAGATGG TTGTCTCCCAGGTGCCTGAGGGTCAAGTCTGTCAGTGTGGGAAAGAATGCTCCTCCTTCGCTGAACTCAAGTCTCACCTAAACAGCCATAACAGCCACAGCCACCCCCATGCCCACAGCCCCTCTCAGGACCACtcgcagcaacagcagcagcagcagcaccacgcCCACCAGGAAGAGAAACTGGCCAATGggacctccagctcctcctcttccccctggccctgccactCTCATAACAACAGCCTCTCCGGCACCAACACGAACACTGCCGGTCACGGCCacgcgagggagaggaggtttaaGTGCAGTGTGTGCTCCAGGgccttcaccaccaccaccaagctCAACGTCCACTTCATGGGTCACGTGGGGATGAAGCCACACAAGTGTGAATACTGCAGCAAGGCCTTCAGTGACCCCAGTAACCTGCGCATGCACCTCAGGATCCACACAG GTCAGAAGAACTACAGGTGTACGGTGTGTGAGAAGTCCTTCACCCAGAAGTCCCACGTGGCGTCTCACATGGTGATCCACACAGGGGCCAAGAAGATGAACTGCGAACTCTGTGACAGGACGTTCATCAGGAAGCACGACCTCAAGcagcacatgttcacacacactca GGAGCGCCAGATCCAGTGTCCGAAGTGTGACAAACACTTCCTGAACACCAACCACCTGAAGAAGCACATGAACTCTCACGAGGGCAGGCGGGACTACATCTGTGAGAAGTGTCACAAGGCCTTCCTCACCAAGTACCACCTCACACGCCACCTCAAGATCTGTAAGGGCCCCAAAACGGACAGGGGTCCCCggcaggatgaggagggggaggaagaagaggaggaggaggaggaagaggaggaggaggaggaagaggaggagaacgatagtggaggtggaggagtggaaagACTTATCGATCCAACAAGCAGCGAGGACTGTGCTTTAGAAGTAACTGGTTATGCTTCTGAAAAATCCTTATCACCTCATCATTGA